From a single Nicotiana tabacum cultivar K326 chromosome 8, ASM71507v2, whole genome shotgun sequence genomic region:
- the LOC142163594 gene encoding zinc finger BED domain-containing protein RICESLEEPER 1-like, with the protein MNKMIFIASVLDPRNKFEYVEGALEELFGEEKGKKINVEVYAYMNSLFGEYLKKYSTESGPQSPSSSTSSNNTSNTPSGSVISASKIRTKLSLKKQKEDNGSGGAKSELDKYISEEQEPFSEEFDILSWWKTHAPRFPILSELARDVLAIPISSVASECAFSTGGRILDSFRSSLTTKCVQALICVQDWIREEKNPISVEEDLKYLEELELDMENNGSTTSIV; encoded by the exons atgaataaaatgatttttattgcttccgtCTTGGATCCACGTAACAAATTTGAATATGTTGAGGGAGCACTTGAAGAACTTTTTGGggaggaaaaagggaagaaaataaatgtTGAGGTGTATGCTTATATGAATTCTTTGTTTGGAGAGTATCTAAAAAAGTATTCAACCGAATCTGGTCCTCAATCTCCATCTAGTTCTACTTCATCTAACAACACATCTAATACACCTAGTGGGAGTGTTATAAGTGCATCAAAAATTAGGACTAAGCTTAGCTTaaagaaacaaaaggaagacAATGGAAGTGGGGGTGCTAAATCGGAGTTGGATAAATACATTAGTGAAGAACAAGAGCCTTTTAGTGAAGAATTTGATATCTTGAGTTGGTGGAAAACACATGCTCCTAGATTTCCTATTCTTTCGGAGTTGGCTCGTGATGTGTTGGCAATTCCAATTTCTAGTGTGGCGTCGGAATGCGCGTTTAGCACTGGTGGTcgtattcttgattcatttaggagttcattgactaCTAAATGTGTGCAAGCTCTTATTTGTGTTCAAGATTGGATTAGAGAAGAGAAGAATCCTATTAGTGTTGAAGAAGACTTGAAGTATCTTGAGGAACTCGAGCTTG ATATGGAAAATAATGGAAGCActactagcattgtttga